A genomic segment from Canis lupus familiaris isolate Mischka breed German Shepherd unplaced genomic scaffold, alternate assembly UU_Cfam_GSD_1.0 chrUn_S1928H2127, whole genome shotgun sequence encodes:
- the LOC119878804 gene encoding leucine-rich repeat-containing protein 37A3-like codes for MDIIYPEENRPMDFPGGPDQPPELPEELEISSLLQETPAGPLQSTVEEPEPFVPGVEAQAKHPESPEETETPPLLQDALSQPPEILKEAGNSVSPQEAPAEPSSTPEVQQEASAQPTEAPEEVEPWTPQEAPAQPPEEKVPPQEVNVPSLSQNEAQRPKLHNVTVKPVDLALTVTVTQPPQHPKKAEPAILQEQPAQPPELSLGEVEPIPTQQEHPAQPLEHHEVKVAPPGHHQVQQLNLPNITVKPAGVQVTVTPEPTTEVGPLPVQRESVTQPSVPLNVEPFATQHEAPTLPPQSPEENEHLPFQQETPTESPESPTQEKPPTQQETPVQTPGEVKPSTTQQDTLAQDSQAPEEGESPSTQEEALAQLPGTQEEKEPSPPQQEALLSFHKSLRRVNLPQYRRRARIIMHRLLRKLNLLQPSRRPQPSIHRPLRRENHLQLRKRLPLNFHKFM; via the coding sequence ATGGATATCATATACCCTGAGGAAAACCGACCAATGGATTTCCCAGGGGGACCAGATCAACCCCCAGAGCTCCCTGAGGAGCTTGAAATTTCTTCACTCCTGCAGGAGACCCCTGCAGGACCTCTCCAGTCCACTGTAGAGGAACCTGAACCTTTTGTGCCTGGAGTGGAGGCCCAGGCCAAGCATCCAGAGTCCCCTGAAGAGACAGAAACACCTCCACTTCTTCAGGACGCTCTATCTCAGCCTCCAGAGATCCTTAAGGAAGCTGGAAATTCTGTAAGCCCACAGGAGGCCCCAGCTGAACCTTCAAGTACCCCTGAAGTCCAACAGGAAGCCTCAGCTCAACCTACAGAGGCACCTGAGGAAGTAGAACCTTGGACCCCTCAGGAGGCCCCAGCTCAGCCACCAGAGGAGAAGGTACCACCTCAGGAGGTAAATGTGCCATCTCTGAGTCAGAATGAAGCTCAGCGGCCAAAATTACACAATGTCACTGTTAAACCTGTAGATTTGGCACTTACTGTAACTGTGACTCAGCCTCCACAGCACCCCAAGAAGGCTGAGCCTGCAATCCTGCAAGAACAACCAGCTCAGCCACCAGAGCTGTCTTTGGGGGAGGTGGAACCTATTCCAACCCAGCAGGAGCACCCAGCTCAACCTCTAGAGCATCATGAGGTGAAAGTTGCACCTCCAGGTCACCATCAGGTTCAACAGTTAAACCTGCCCAATATCACTGTTAAACCTGCAGGCGTGCAGGTTACTGTAACACCAGAACCCACTACAGAGGTGGGACCTTTGCCAGTTCAACGTGAGTCTGTCACTCAGCCCTCTGTGCCCCTTAATGTGGAACCTTTTGCAACCCAGCATGAAGCCCCAACTCTGCCTCCACAGTCCCCTGAGGAGAATGAACATTTGCCATTTCAACAGGAGACTCCAACTGAGTCCCCAGAATCTCCCACACAGGAGAAACCTCCAACACAGCAGGAGACCCCTGTTCAGACCCCTGGAGAGGTTAAACCTTCCACAACCCAGCAGGACACCCTGGCTCAGGATTCACAGGCTCCTGAGGAGGGTGAATCACCTTCAACCCAGGAGGAGGCCCTGGCTCAACTTCCAGGGACTCAGGAAGAGAAGGAACCTTCTCCACCCCAGCAGGAGGCCCTGCTGAGCTTCCACAAATCCCTGAGGAGGGTGAACCTTCCTCAATACAGGAGGAGAGCCAGGATCATCATGCACAGACTCCTGAGAAAGCTAAACCTTCTTCAACCCAGCAGGAGGCCCCAACCCAGTATCCACAGGCCTCTGAGGAGGGAGAACCATCTCCAGCTCAGGAAGAGGCTCCCACTCAATTTCCACAAATTCATGTGA
- the LOC119878805 gene encoding GTP:AMP phosphotransferase AK3, mitochondrial-like: MGASARLLRAVIMGAPGSGKGTVSSRITKHFALKHLSSGDLLRDNMLRGTEIGVLAKTFIDQGKLIPDGVMTRLALHELKNLTQYSWLLDGFPRTLPQAEALDGAYQIDTVINLNVPFEVIKQRLTARWIHPASGRVYNIEFNPPKAVGIDDLTGEPLIQRDDDKPETVVKRLKAYEVQTQPVLEYYRKKGVLETFSGTETNKIWPHVYAFLQTKVPQINQKASVTP; this comes from the coding sequence ATGGGGGCGTCCGCGCGGCTGCTGCGCGCCGTGATCATGGGGGCGCCGGGCTCCGGCAAGGGCACCGTGTCGTCGCGCATCACCAAGCACTTCGCGCTGAAGCACCTCTCCAGCGGGGACCTGCTCCGGGACAACATGCTTCGGGGCACAGAAATTGGTGTGTTAGCCAAGACTTTCATTGACCAAGGGAAGCTCATCCCGGATGGTGTCATGACTCGGCTGGCCCTTCATGAGCTGAAAAACCTCACCCAATATAGCTGGCTATTGGATGGTTTTCCAAGGACACTTCCACAGGCAGAAGCCCTGGACGGAGCTTATCAGATAGACACAGTGATTAATCTGAACGTGCCCTTTGAAGTCATTAAGCAGCGTCTCACCGCGCGCTGGATTCATCCGGCCAGCGGCCGAGTCTACAACATCGAATTCAACCCTCCCAAAGCCGTGGGCATTGATGACCTGACAGGGGAGCCTCTCATTCAGCGGGATGATGACAAGCCAGAGACGGTTGTCAAGAGACTCAAGGCTTATGAAGTCCAAACACAGCCGGTCCTGGAATATTACCGGAAAAAGGGAGTATTGGAAACCTTCTCTGGAACAGAAACCAACAAGATCTGGCCCCATGTGTATGCTTTCCTACAAACAAAAGTTCCACAAATAAACCAGAAAGCATCGGTTACTCCATGA